In the genome of Streptomyces lydicus, the window ACGGACCTGGCGGCCTACGGTCCGAAACCGCCCGTGGAGCGTGCGCTGTGGCTGCGCTACGCCGACCAGTCGGAGACCGCCCGGCGGCTGCTGCGCCGGCTGGCGCTGGTGGGCCGGGCGAGCCTGGGGGCGGCGGCCTCGGCGGCGCTGCTCGGCGTCGAGCAGGCGGAGGCGGAGCGGGAACTGACGACGCTGGCCCGGGCCGGGCTGATCGAGCATGTGCGGGGCCGGCGCTACCGCCTGCACGCCCTGGTGCACCGCTTCGCGCACGACCGGCTGATGGACGAGGAGGAGCCCGGCGAGCGCGGCGCGGCCCAGGAGCGGCTGATCCGCGGCTATGCGGAGCTGGCCGACTCGGTCATCCGGCTGGTGGACGGCCGGACGTCCACCCGCGCCGATCGCTTCGGCTCGCACGGCTTCACCTCCCTGGACGCGGCCCTGCAGTGGCTGGACGACGAGACCAGCTTCATCACGGCCGCGCTGCGCCACGCCGACCAGGGCGTGGACCAGGCGGCGGTCTCGCATCTGCTGGGCGCGCTGGCCGACTACTGCCTGCTGCGCGGGGACCTCTACCGGCTCGGTGAGCTGAGCGAGCTGACCCGGGCCGTCGGGCAGGGGCTGCTGGTGCGCTCGGTGCAGTGGCGTACGGGTGTGGCGGCCCGGCAGCTCGGCGAACTGGACAAGGCGCGGACCACGCTGTCGTCGGTGGTCGATCTGTACTTCGAGGCGCAGCATCCGGCCGGCGCCGCCCGTGCGCTGCGCGACCTGGGCATCACACTTCAGCAGCAGGGCAATCTCACGGAGGCCGCGGCCAAGCTGCGGGAGGCGCTGGAGCTGCAGTCCGGCGCGGACATGCACGGCGACCGGGCCTGGACGCTGCACGCCCTGGCGGCGGTGGAGCGGGACCGTGCCCGGCTCGCCGATGCCCTCGCCATGCTGCGGGAGGCACTGGAGCTGCACGAGGAGAGCGAGAGCATCCATGGCCAGGCATGGGCGCACTTCCAGCTCGGCCAGGTGCATCTGCGCAGGGGCGATGTTCCGGCCGCGGAGAGCGCACTGCAGGCGGCGATGGGGCTCTACGGCCGTACGCACGACGAGCGCGGCGAGGCCTGGGCAATGACGCAGCTGGCACGCGCCCGGCTGGTGGACGGCGAGCCGGGCCCCGCGGTGGACCAGCTCCGGCAGGCACTGCCGCTGCACCACCAGCACGAGGACGCGCGTGGTGAGGCCTGGACGATGTACTACCTGGGCCAGGCGCTGGAGGAGCGCGGTGAGCACGACGCGGCACTGCGGCAGCTGGAGCGGTCGCGGACGATGTTCAGCCGGATGCAGGACGGCTACGGCCTGGCCTGCGCCCGGCATCACTCCGGGCGGGTCACCCGCGACCTGCGGGCCGAGCAGACCGGCTCGCTGCGCAACAGCGGCTTCGCCCGGCAGCTGCTGCAGGACGCCCGTAAGGACTTCCAGCGGATAGGGGTGCCGCACGGGGAGGCGTGGTCCTGCCTGGAGCTGCTGATCATCGACGCCGGCAACGGCAAGGCCGCGCAGGCACTGGAGTTCGCCGACGAGGCGGTGCGCCTGTTCGCGGGCTACGGCGACCGGCGCGGCGAGGACTGGGCGCGGTTCCTGCGCTGCACCCTGCTGCCGCTGGCCTCGCCGGGTGGCAGCGTGGTGGGCGCGGCCGTCGCCCAGGAGGAGCTGGCGCAGCTGATCCGCGAGAAGCATGCTGCCCGCGATTCCAAGCTGGAGGACTGCGCGGAGGCGTTCGCGCTGCTGCTGGACCGCGGGGTGGAGCCGGAGACGGGGTGGCAGGCATGGCGGCTCGGCATGGTGCCCAACCGCCATGCGCGCGAGATCATGGGGGTGCCGGTCGCCCCGACCGGCACGGAGTGACGATCGGCCCCGGCTCGCCGGCCGCTCGGGCCGACGAGCCGCCGGGCCGGTCAGCCGGCCGTGTCCATCGGCCGGCCGTCGACCGCCACCCGGTCTTTACGCACCGGCCGGCCCGCCCTCGGCCGGTCCCCGGCCGGACTCAGCTGGTCTTCGGCTTGGCTGCCGGCGTGGCGGCGGAGGCGGTGCTGCCCGCCTCGCCGTCCTCCGGCTGCTCCTCGAAGTCCACCTTCTTCATCTGCTTGTTCATGGACTTCATCAGCAGCCACACGGCGCCGCCGATGACCGCGAAGACGATGAAGCCGAGGACGCCGGGGGTCACTTTGTCCTTGTCGAAGGTGTCGGCAAGGGTGACGAAGTGCGTCAGGGCGAGGGTGCTGGTCGCGCTCATCATGGACTCAATTGTTGCGGATGCCCGCGAAGAGGTCGTCCTCGGGGAGGGAAGTGTCCACCCGCGACTTCGCGAGCTCGTACTCCTCCGTCGGCCAGACCTCGCGCTGGAGGTCCATCGGCACCCGGAACCAACCACCGTCGGGGTCGATCTGGGTGGCGTGGGCGATCAGGGCCTTGTCACGGATCTCGAAGAAGTCGGCGCACGGAACGTAGGTGGTCAGCGTGCGCTCGCGCTGCTCGAACTGCTTCCAGCGCTCCAGCCACTCGCCGTAGGGCGAATCCATGCCGCGCTCCAGCAGTGCCTCGTGCAACGCGACCGTGCGCGGCCTGTTGAAGCCCTGGTTGTAGTAGAGCTTCTGCGGCTGCCAGGGCTCCCCGGCCTCCGGGTACTTCTCCGGGTCGCCGGCCGCCTCGAAAGCCACCATCGTGATCTTGTGGGTCATGATGTGGTCCGGGTGCGGATAGCCGCCGTTCTCGTCGTAGGTCGTGATGACCTGCGGCTTGAACTCCCGGATCAGCTTGACCAGCCGCCCGGCCGCCTCGTCGACGTCCTGCAGCGCGAAGCAGCCGTCGGGCAGCGGCGGCAGCGGGTCGCCCTCGGGCAGCCCGGAGTCGACAAAGCCCAGCCACTCCTGCTTGACGCCCAGGATCTCCCGGGCCTCGTCCATTTCCTTCTTCCGTACTTCGTGGATGTGCTCCTCGATGTACGGATCTCCCTGGAGTTTGGGGTTGAGGATGGAACCTCGCTCACCGCCTGTGCAGGTGGCGACCAGCACGTCCACCCCCTCGGACACGTACTTGGCCATCGTGGCCGCACCCTTGCTCGACTCGTCGTCGGGGTGGGCGTGGACCGCCATCAATCGCAGCTGCTCAGTCAAGACTCGATCCTCAGTAAAGGTCCGGAGAAGATGCCTCCTATAGTGACCGAAGCGAGGGGGCGCTGTATTCCCTGGGGCAGGGACCCCCCGGGGGTTCGTGGCTCAGGTCCCCCGACCAGGAGGATGGATCATGACCGCGGTGCGCGAAGGGCTCCCCGACGGACGCTACGGACGCTCCGCGGATGCGCGTGCGGACCGTAACCTCAAGATCATTGGTGCGGTGCTCGGCACCGCCCTGCTGGGTGTGATCGGCTGGTGCGGCGTCTCGTACATCTCGGGGCAGGACCTCAGCGCCCGTGTGATCACCTGGGACGCGGTCTCCGATCATGCCGTCAAGGTCCATCTCGAGGTCGTCAAGGGCACGGACGACAAGGGCGTGTGCACGCTCCGCTCACAGGCCGAGGACGGCTCCGAGGTCGGCCGCAAGGACGTCACCGTCGACCAGCGCTCGGCCCAGGTGGACACCGAGGTCACGGTGCGGACGACGAAGCGGGCCACCAATGCCGTCCTCGTCGGCTGCACGGCCTCGGGCAACGGCTGACCGCCCCGGCTTCCGGGCGACGGACCTCCTCGGCCTCCGGGCAACGGCTCACCTGCACGGCCACGACCCCGGCCACCGCCACCGCCACGCCTGACACCCGCCCCGCCTGCCGCTCACCGCTCTCCGCACCCGCCCACCCGCGGGGCGTGTCGTCACCGCCTCTGACCAGCGATGATGTATCCCTGTGCGGCCGCTGTGAATTTTTCTCTTCCCCGTTTTGTGCCGGAATTGTTAGGCTCGTGGTTTCGCCCACCCGTGAAGGCGCAAACCTTCCTGGTAGGGCGTTTGATTTATCCCCAGTACCGACGAGGAGCACCTGTGACCCAGACCAGCGAAAACGTCACCTGGCTTACCCAGGAGGCGTATGACCAGCTCAAGGCAGAGCTGGAGCACCTGTCTGGTCCCGCACGCGCCGAGATCACCGAGAAGATCGCGGCGGCCCGCGAGGAAGGTGACCTGAAGGAGAACGCCGGGTACCACGCGGCCAAGGAAGAGCAGGGCAAGCAGGAACTGCGTGTCCGCCAGCTCACCCAGCTGCTGCAGACCGCCAAGGTCGGCGAAGCGCCTGCCGCCACCGGCGTCGTCGCTCCCGGCATGGTCGTCACCATCGCGTTCGACGGGGACCCGGACGACACGCTGTCGTTCCTTCTGGCCTCCCGGGAGTACGCGAGCTCGGACATCGAGACCTACTCCCCCCAGTCGCCACTGGGCACCGGCGTGAACGGCAAGAAGGTCGGCGCCGAGGCGGAGTACGAGCTCCCCAACGGCAAGAAGGCGACCGTGAAGATCCTCGACGCGAAGCCGTACTCCGGCTGACGCCCGAGGCGCCCCTGAGACGGCGAAGCGGCCCGGAGCACCATGGATGCTCCGGGCCGCTTCGCCATGTCCGCGGCCCCCTCAGGCCGTGGCCGACCGGTATTTGCGGACGGCCAGCGTCCGGAAGACCGCGATGATCAGGACGGACCAGATCACCGAGGCCAGCACCGGGTGGTCCATCGGCCAGGCCCCGGTCACCGACGTGGGCGCCTTGTCGATGGTGTTGCCGAACAGCTGCCGGGCGGCGGCCACCGTCGCGCTGAACGGGTTCCACTCCGCGACATGCTGCAGGAATGACGGCATGCCGTTGACCGGTACGAACGCGTTGGAGATGAAGGTCAGCGGGAAGAGCCAGATCAGCCCGCCCGAGGTGGCCGCCTCGGGCGTCCGCACCGTCAGCCCGATGAGCGCGCCGATCCAGGAGAAGGCGTAGCCGAGCAGGAGCAACAGTGCGAAGCCGGCCAGCACCTCGAGCAGGTTCTCGTGGGCCCGCCAGCCGATCAGCAGCGCGACCACCGCCAGCACCACCAGCGTCAGCGCGGTCTGCACGAGGTCGGCGAGGGTACGGCCGGTGAGCACCGCACCGCGGGACATCGGCAGCGACCGGAACCGGTCGATCAGGCCCTTGTGCATGTCGTCGGCGATCCCCGCGCCGGCCCCCGCCGTGGCGAAGGTGACGGTCTGCGCGAAGATCCCGGCCATCAGGAACTCGTGGTAGGCCTGGGCGTCGCCCGGCGGGGCGCCGGGGACGTTGATGGAACCGCCGAAGACGTAGGTGAACAGCACCACGAACATGATCGGCTGAATGAGGCCGAAGATCACTACTTCGGGGATCCGGATCATCCGGATCAGATTGCGCTTGGCGACGACCAGGGAGTCGCGTACCGACCGGCTGAAGCCGCCGCGCGACTGCGGGGTCCGGATACGGGCTTCGCCGGCCGTTTCGGTCACCGTGCTCACTTCACGCCCTCCTTGTGGGCCGGTACGCCCGCGTCCGCATCGGCCACCCGGGCCGCCGGACCCGCCTCGCCCGGACCGGCAGCCCCGGCGTCCTTGCCGCCCGTGCCGCCCTTGCCGTCCTTGCCGCCCCGCTTCTGCCGCCCCACGGAGCCCTTGCCGCCCGCGCCGTTCTCCTCCGCCGCCTCCGCGGTGTGCCCGGTCAGCGAGATGAACACATCGTCGAGGGTCGGGCGGCGCAGCCCGATGTCGTCGATCTCCACCCCCCGCATGTCCAGTTCGCGGATGACCTCGGCGAGCAGCTTGGCGCCGCCCGTCACGGGGATGGTGAGCTTGCGGGTGTGCGGTTCGACCGTGCTCTCGCCCTTGCCGAAGCCGCGCAGGACCTCGTCGGCGACGGTGAGGTGTTCGGGGGCGTGCACCACGACCTCGACACGCTCGCCGCCGGTACGCGCCTTGAGCTGGTCGGAGGTGCCGCGGGCGATGACCTTGCCGTGGTCGACGACGCAGATGTCGTGGGCGAGGCGGTCGGCCTCCTCCAGATACTGCGTGGTGAGCAGCAGGGTCGTGCCGCCCGCGACCAGTTCCTGGATGACGTCCCACAGCGCTTGGCGGTTACGGGGGTCCAGGCCGGTGGTCGGCTCGTCCATGAACATCACGGGCGGGCTGACGACCAGTGCGGCGGCCAGGTCGAGCCGGCGGCGCATACCGCCGGAGTAGGTCTTGGCGGTGCGGTCGGCAGCGTCCCCGAGATGGAAGCGTTCCAGCAGCTCAGCGGCCCGGCGCTTCGCGTCACGTCCGCTCATCTGGTAGAGCTGGCCGACCATCGTCAGGTTCTCCCGGCCGGTCAAGTACTCGTCCACGGCGGCGAATTGACCGGACAGGCCTATCGAGCGCCGCACCTCGTCGGGCTGCGCGAGGACGTCGATCCCGGCGACCACCGCCTTGCCGCGGTCGGGCCGGAGCAGGGTCGTCAGGACACGTACGGCAGTGGTCTTGCCGGCACCGTTGGGGCCGAGCATTCCGAGGACGGTTCCTTCGGGGACGTCGAGATCGACGCCGTCCAGTGCCCTCACGTCGCCGAACGTCTTCACCAGACCTTCGGCGTAAATGGCGCCTGGCATATGGGCTCTCCCATGGCTTGGGTCAGTTCCAGGTCGAATATTACGATTGGCGGTCCATGCCCGCTCTGCGGCATTTGTCCGCAACGGAACGCCACGACTGCCCGGCACCCCGTAACCACGACGGTACAACCAAACGCGATACATCGCGATACAAATTTCGATTTTCCGCGCACGAACGGAAGGGGAACAGGCGTTCGCCAGCGCGTGTGGGGGGCGCCACGCTATACCCACGAGCCCCCCGCGCCCTATCCCCTTGCGGCGATCCCTTTTGCGGTATCCCGGCACCTCGTGCGGCATCTGCGCGCTCCGCCGCGGCACGAGCCCGTACGCGCTCCGCCGCACCACGAGCCCCTTAAGGCGCTCCGCCGCACCGCACCGCGAGCCCGTCCTGCCGCCGCGCGCCCGTGCCGCCGCTACTCCGCGATGACGTACCCCGCCTTGTGCAGCGCCGTGCGCACCTCGTCGCAGTGCGCCGGCCCCTGCGTCTCCAGATGCAGCTCCACCTCGACCTCGGTCAGCCCGAGCCGGGGGTCCGTCCGCACATGTCCGACGTCGAGCACATTCGCATCGGCCTGGGACAGCACCCCGAGCAGTGTCGCCAGCGCCCCCGGCCGGTCCGTGAGCAGCAGTCGCAGCGAGAGGTAGCGCCCGCCGGCCGCCATACCGTGCCGCAGGATGCGCTGCATCAGCAGCGGGTCGACATTGCCGCCGGACAGCACCGCGACCACCGGCCCCTGGAAGGACTCCGGATCGGCGAGCAGCGCCGCCACCGGACTCGCCCCGGCCGGTTCCACCACCAGCTTCGCCCGCTCCAGACACAGCAGCAGCGCGCTGGAGAGCTGCCCCTCGGTGACCGTACGGACCTCGTCCACCAGCGCCGCGACCATCCCGAAGGTCACCTCGCCGGGGCGCCCCACCTTGATGCCGTCCGCCATCGTCGAAAGTCCCTCGATCGCCACCGGGTGCCCGGCCGCCAGCGACGGCGGATAGCAGGCCGCCCCCGCCGCCTGCACCCCGACGACCTTCACATCGGGCCGCAGCGCCTTGACCGCGAGCGCGACTCCCGCGGCGAGACCGCCGCCGCCGACCCCGACGACGATGGTCCGCACCTCGGGACACTGTTCCAGGATCTCCAGGCCGACGGTGCCCTGGCCGGCGATGATGTCGGGGTGGTCGAAGGGGTGGATGAAGACCGCGCCGGTCTCGCGTGCGTACTCCTGGGCGGCGGCCAGCGTCTCGTCCACGACCTGGCCGTACAGCCGTACCTCGGCGCCGTATTCGCGGGTGGCGGCGACCTTCGGCAACGGGGCGCCGACCGGCATGAACACCGTCGACCGCACCCCCAGCAACGACGCCGCGAGCGCCACGCCCTGTGCGTGGTTGCCGGCACTGGCGGCCACCACACCGGCCGCCCGCTCCTCCGCCGAGAGCCCGGCGATCCGTACGTAGGCGCCACGGATCTTGAAGGAGCCGGTGCGCTGAAGGTTCTCGCACTTGAGGTGGACGGGGGCGCCGACCAGCCCGGACAGATAGCGGCTGCCCTCCATCGCGGTGGCCCGGGAAACACCCGAGAGCATCTTGTGCGCCGCGCGCACGTCATCGACCGTCACCGCGGTGACCAGCTCCTCGGCGACCGGGTCCGCAGCGACCGGTTGCTCGGCGAGGTGCGCGGAGGCGGAGGTTCCGTGCGGCGTACGCGGCGTGTGGTCAGCCATATCGCCAGTCTTGCAGTTCGCCCTCCGTGGAGCGTTTTCTGCCCGAATGGCGATCAGGCGCGTGGCGGGAACCGCGCGGCGCCGCCCCGTACGGGCGCCCGGGGTTACGGGGCGTTATCGGAATGGACAGCCCAAGGACGCCTCACGCCGGGTCCGCGTACGCTGTCCTCCCATCCATACGCACTTCCATCGAAGCGAGCTCCCGGCCATGCCCACCTCTTCGGACATGACGACCCACACCGACCCCGCTCTCCTCGACGCGCTGCAGCACCAAGTGGCCGTCTTCGCCCGCCGCGCAGAACAGAGCCGGCTCGGCGGCGTCGGGCAGGCGCGCAATTCCATGGACCGCGCCGCCTACCTGCTGCTCAACCGCCTCGACCAGGAGGGTCCGATGGGCGTGAAGGCCCTGGCCGCCGGTATGGGCATCGACTCCTCGACGGTCACCCGGCAGGTCGCCCCGCTGGTCGACTCCGGCCTGGTCAGCCGTGCCACCCATCCGGAGGACGGCCGGGCCGTGGTGCTTCAGCTCTCCGAGCGCGGCCTCGCCCGCCTGGAGGAGGTCCGCACGTCCCGCCGCGCGCTGATGGCGCTGGTGACGGAGCAGTGGACCGAGGAGGAGCGCACGGCGTTCACCACGCTCCTGACGCGCTTCAACGCCTCCCTCTCCGACATCACCGCGTCCTTGACGCCGGTGGGGCCGACGTCCTGACGTGATGTCCTGCGCTTGGTGTCCTGGCTTGGTGTCCTGAGCTATGCCCTGGCGTGATGTCGTGACGTGAAGTCGTGACGTGCGTGGCCGAGGAGCAGCCCCCGGCCCAACCCGGACTGCCCGTCGAGCGGGTACATGCTCTGTGCCTGCCCCCGCCGGCCGACACCACCCCTCCCGCGGAGGGATGGTGAGCGACCGGCGGCGAGCGACCGGTGCGTAAGCCCGGACGGAGCCTGCGTCAGCCCAGTGCCTGCGTGAGGTCGGCCAGCAGGTCGTCGACCGACTCGATGCCGACCGAGAGCCGCACGAGGTCGTTGGGGACCTCCAGCAGCGACCCGGCCGTCGAGGCGTGCGTCATCAGACCCGGGTGCTCGATCAGCGACTCGACGCCGCCCAGCGACTCGCCGAGGGTGAACAGCTTGGCACGGTTGCAGACCTCCACCGCCGCCTGCTCACCGCCCTCGACCTGGAACGACACCATGCCGCCGAAGGACCGCATCTGCTTGGCGGCGACCTCGTGGCCCTGGTGCTCGGCCAGCCCCGGGTAGTAGACGCGGGTGACCTTGTTGTGCGAGGCCAGCAGGTCCGCGATGCGTGCCGCATTGGCGCTGTGGCGGTCCATACGGACGGCGAGCGTCTTGATGCCGCGCATCACGAGCCAGGCGTCGAACGGTCCGGCGACCGCGCCCATCGCGTTCTGGTGGTAGGCCAGTTCCTCGCCGAGGGCGTCGTCGTTGACGACGAGGGCGCCGCCGACCACGTCCGAATGCCCGCCCATGTACTTGGTCGTGGAGTAGACCACCACGTCCGCGCCGAGGGCGAGCGGCTGCTGGAGGTAGGGGCTGGCGAAGGTGTTGTCGACGACCAGCTTGACCCCGGCGTCATGGGCGACCCCGGCCAGCGCCGCGATGTCGCTGATGCCGAGCAGCGGGTTACTGGGCGTCTCGACCCAGATCGCCTTCGTACGGGGCCGCAGCGCGTCGCGTACGGCCTTCGGGTCGGAGGTGTCGGCCACCGACCATTCCACACCCCAGCGCTCGACGACCTTCGAGATGAGACGGAATGTCCCGCCGTAAGCGTCATTGGGGATGACGACGTGGTCGCCGGGGCTCAGCAGGGTGCGCAGCAGGCAGTCCTCGGCGGCGAGGCCGGAGGCGAAGGCGAGGCCGCGGCGGCCGCCGTCGAGAGCCGCGAGGTTCTCCTCCAAGGCGGTACGGGTCGGATTGGCGCTGCGGCTGTACTCGTAGCCGCCGCGGAGCCCGCCGACACCGTCTTGCTTGTACGTGGATACCTGGTAGATGGGCGGTACCACCGCGCCGGTCGCCTCGTCGGGCTCCTGACCTGCGTGGATGGCAACGGTTTCAAAATGCTGGTGGCGTGGTTCGTGCTGATCGCTCATGCCCACCGAGGGTAGTCGGCCTCGCGACCTTACTTTTCGGAACTTTCTGACTGCCCGGATAGTGGATACATACGAAGAACGAAGAACCGAACAGCTGCGGGGCCGCGGGACCACAGGACCGCTCACCGGCCCCCACCGCACCACACCGACCGCGCGTCACCACTCCACCACTCCCCGCCATCCCCACTGCTCGCCATCCCACTCCTCGCCATCCCACTGCCCTTGCCGCTCCTCCCACCCACCGCCCCCGCCACTCCCACCTCTCCGGTCCCCCCACCGCCCCGCACCGTTAGCGTTACACCGGCAGCCGTGGCCACTACGGCCCACGGCCTGCAGCCCCGGGTACCGCTCCCGACGTCACGCCCGACCGACCTCACTGCCGACCTCACTGCCGACCTCACTGCCGACACCGCGACCGACAGCCGTACAGGTACAGGACACCCCACATGGACGCTCTGCTCGTTCTCTTCGCCGCGCTCGCGCTCGGCGGTTTCGTCTTCCTGCCCTGGATGCGGCGCCGACGGGCCGTGCAGCACACCCGTCAGGGCCTGGTGGTGGCCTCCGACCCGATGGCCGGCTACGGCTTCGTCCCGCTCGACGAGCTCGACGTCCGGCTGCCCGGCCCCGACCAGGATCTGGCCGATGCGCTGGAGGAGATGCGCCGGACACACGACTGGCGCCCGGCCGCCGCGCTGCTGAAGTCCACCGGCGACGACTGGGAGCGGCGCTGGCAGCGGGTGCAGACGCTGGCCGGCGCCGCCGCGTTCGAGCTGGCCGCGGAGGAGGCGACGGAGCAGCAGCGGCGAGGTACGGCGCCGGGGTACGGCGACGGCGGGCGGACCGGCGGGATCTGGCTGCGCACCTGGCGTTCGGAAGCGCCCAAGGACCCGGGCGGCGCCCAGACGCACGCCCAGTTCCTGGTGGTCCAGGCGTTGCGCGACCCGGGCTCGCAGGACTTCCGCATGATCCTCGAAGAGGCCCGTACGGTCTGCCGGGAGGCGGCCCTGCTGGCGCCCGGCAGCCCGATCCCGTACATCACCGAGCTGGCCGTCGCCCGCGGCCTGGGCGACCGCCCCGCCGACTACGAAGAGCTGTGGACGAAGGTCGTCCAGCGCGCCCCGCAGCACATGGGCGCACACCTCGCCGCGCTCCCCTACTGGTCCGAGAAGTGGCACGGCTCCCGCAAGGAGGCGGAAGCCTTCGCCGAGCGCGCGGCGGCCGCCGCCCCCGCCAAGACCCTCCTCCCTGCCCTTCCCCTCTTCGCCGTCTACGACCACCTTCCCGAGGCCAACCTGGTCCGCGGCCTCTACCGGAGCGCGGTCGTCGAGCGCGCGATCGAGGGCGCCCACTTCGCCCTCCGCGAGGCGCCCGCCGACCACCCCATGGCGCCGCACGTCCGCCACCTGCTGGTCTGGTTCCTGGTCCGCGCCGAGCGCTACGCCGAGGCCATGGAACAGCTCCGCCTGGTCGACGGCCATGTGGGCGCCGTCCCGTGGTCGTACGGCCACAGCCCCGCCGCCGAGTACGCCGCCTACCGCGCCCTGGCCATCGCGGGCTGGGAACAACTGGGCGGCAATGCGGCGGGCTTGCCGCCGGCGGGGCAGTAGAGCGGCGGGGCGGGAGGCGCGGAACGGGCGGGACGCACAGCGAGGGCGGGACGCGGAGGGCAAGCCGGACGCCGTCTCCGCACAACTCCCGACCGCTCAACAACTCCGCACGGTCCCCACGACTCCCCACGACTCCAAGTCCTGACTCCGTCCGGCCCGCAGGCTCAACGCGCCCACGGCCGACTGTCAGTGGCCCCATGCATCATGACCACATGACACAGAGCACCGTTGACCCGCTGCACACTCTCGCCCGCACGCACCTGCCCGCCGAGATCGCCGAGCGGTGGATCGGCCTGCTGCGGCCTGGCCTGCGCCTGGAGAAAGCCGCGGATCCCGGGACCGCCCCCGTCGTCGGCCGGCTCGGCGGCGTCCCGGAGCTGCCCGAGGGCGCGGAATGGCCCGTCTGGGAGGGCCACGGCCCGCTCGCCTTCATCGCCTCGCTCGACTGTGCCCTGCTCCCCTCGGCCGCCCTCGACATCGCCCTACCGACGGACGGCACACTGGCCTTCTTCTACTTCGACGGTCAGCTCGACGACGGCGACGCCTTGGTGGCGCCCGATGAACCGGACACCTGGGCGGGCGCACGCGTGCTGTACCTACCGGCTAACGTCCCCACGGCCGCACGCGCCACGCCGGAAGGGATCCAGCCCTACCCCGAGGTGCCTTTGACAGCACGCGCGGAGGCAACCGCCCCGGACTCCTGGCACCCCGTGGTCCACCGGGAGTTCACATCGCTGCCGGACGACCACCCGCTGTGGGGCGAAGACTTCCAGGAGGCCCTGTACGACCACTCCGAGGGCGCCGAACACCGCCTCGGCGGCCACGCGAACCCCGTACAGGACGCGGTGGAGTCCGAGGTCGCCCACGGTGTCCTGCGCAATCTGCCGTGGGACGACCCCCGCATCAAGGAGGAGGTGTTCCGCTGGGTCCTGCTCGCCCAGATCGACACGGACGACGACGCCGACATGATGTGGGGCGACTGCGGTGCCCTCTACTGGCTCATACGCCCCGAGGACCTGGCCGCACGGCGCTTCGACCGCGCAATGTTCACCTGGCAGTGCGGCTGACGGCCGACGGAACGGCTGCCACCGCGCCCACCGCCCGAGCCGGAATACCCCTCACCCCCCAGGCGTTACCACCCATGAAACGCCGTGTGCCGCTTCCCCGC includes:
- a CDS encoding DUF4307 domain-containing protein codes for the protein MTAVREGLPDGRYGRSADARADRNLKIIGAVLGTALLGVIGWCGVSYISGQDLSARVITWDAVSDHAVKVHLEVVKGTDDKGVCTLRSQAEDGSEVGRKDVTVDQRSAQVDTEVTVRTTKRATNAVLVGCTASGNG
- the mca gene encoding mycothiol conjugate amidase Mca, encoding MTEQLRLMAVHAHPDDESSKGAATMAKYVSEGVDVLVATCTGGERGSILNPKLQGDPYIEEHIHEVRKKEMDEAREILGVKQEWLGFVDSGLPEGDPLPPLPDGCFALQDVDEAAGRLVKLIREFKPQVITTYDENGGYPHPDHIMTHKITMVAFEAAGDPEKYPEAGEPWQPQKLYYNQGFNRPRTVALHEALLERGMDSPYGEWLERWKQFEQRERTLTTYVPCADFFEIRDKALIAHATQIDPDGGWFRVPMDLQREVWPTEEYELAKSRVDTSLPEDDLFAGIRNN
- a CDS encoding ATP-binding cassette domain-containing protein, whose product is MPGAIYAEGLVKTFGDVRALDGVDLDVPEGTVLGMLGPNGAGKTTAVRVLTTLLRPDRGKAVVAGIDVLAQPDEVRRSIGLSGQFAAVDEYLTGRENLTMVGQLYQMSGRDAKRRAAELLERFHLGDAADRTAKTYSGGMRRRLDLAAALVVSPPVMFMDEPTTGLDPRNRQALWDVIQELVAGGTTLLLTTQYLEEADRLAHDICVVDHGKVIARGTSDQLKARTGGERVEVVVHAPEHLTVADEVLRGFGKGESTVEPHTRKLTIPVTGGAKLLAEVIRELDMRGVEIDDIGLRRPTLDDVFISLTGHTAEAAEENGAGGKGSVGRQKRGGKDGKGGTGGKDAGAAGPGEAGPAARVADADAGVPAHKEGVK
- a CDS encoding ABC transporter permease: MSTVTETAGEARIRTPQSRGGFSRSVRDSLVVAKRNLIRMIRIPEVVIFGLIQPIMFVVLFTYVFGGSINVPGAPPGDAQAYHEFLMAGIFAQTVTFATAGAGAGIADDMHKGLIDRFRSLPMSRGAVLTGRTLADLVQTALTLVVLAVVALLIGWRAHENLLEVLAGFALLLLLGYAFSWIGALIGLTVRTPEAATSGGLIWLFPLTFISNAFVPVNGMPSFLQHVAEWNPFSATVAAARQLFGNTIDKAPTSVTGAWPMDHPVLASVIWSVLIIAVFRTLAVRKYRSATA
- a CDS encoding tetratricopeptide repeat protein yields the protein MPGSLAVLRDGHRAEAEALLTRAVEEEVRRSGGRLDKDTLLSRARAALEELAGSAAEEYTAYVRALDEAADGRPSLSRRLSRKELGTPAVATAVAAVAAFGTDLVYGTGAGPALGVGAAVVVAGAAATVLKLTAGHWPAAHREAGMLGRPGGAQQLRLQWLTALEVRGIRPFLDQQRMLTAAARGGTAAGPVASKSGRGPQLRGADRSAAARQRSLLEHSFSQLPHPDGPFAGRRTELTQIAQWVHAARASTETRPTVVILHGEPGSGRTALAVRAAHQLRDQFRGACVVDLRSDTPGEVPLPTRDALLHLLNRLGAPREQLLFRERPSQEQHVKRLTDLYHQHLTGLPVTVLLDDAADPEQVRTLVPERSDSLVLVTSRTPLELPEDIEAWVHHLPVGALDAAGTEELLRASAPAGDDAPDETGPYDAQALDEISGLCAGLPLALRVAGSALGSRTATALATDLAAYGPKPPVERALWLRYADQSETARRLLRRLALVGRASLGAAASAALLGVEQAEAERELTTLARAGLIEHVRGRRYRLHALVHRFAHDRLMDEEEPGERGAAQERLIRGYAELADSVIRLVDGRTSTRADRFGSHGFTSLDAALQWLDDETSFITAALRHADQGVDQAAVSHLLGALADYCLLRGDLYRLGELSELTRAVGQGLLVRSVQWRTGVAARQLGELDKARTTLSSVVDLYFEAQHPAGAARALRDLGITLQQQGNLTEAAAKLREALELQSGADMHGDRAWTLHALAAVERDRARLADALAMLREALELHEESESIHGQAWAHFQLGQVHLRRGDVPAAESALQAAMGLYGRTHDERGEAWAMTQLARARLVDGEPGPAVDQLRQALPLHHQHEDARGEAWTMYYLGQALEERGEHDAALRQLERSRTMFSRMQDGYGLACARHHSGRVTRDLRAEQTGSLRNSGFARQLLQDARKDFQRIGVPHGEAWSCLELLIIDAGNGKAAQALEFADEAVRLFAGYGDRRGEDWARFLRCTLLPLASPGGSVVGAAVAQEELAQLIREKHAARDSKLEDCAEAFALLLDRGVEPETGWQAWRLGMVPNRHAREIMGVPVAPTGTE
- the greA gene encoding transcription elongation factor GreA, which gives rise to MTQTSENVTWLTQEAYDQLKAELEHLSGPARAEITEKIAAAREEGDLKENAGYHAAKEEQGKQELRVRQLTQLLQTAKVGEAPAATGVVAPGMVVTIAFDGDPDDTLSFLLASREYASSDIETYSPQSPLGTGVNGKKVGAEAEYELPNGKKATVKILDAKPYSG